The genomic DNA GGCCGCCCGCACGTCCTCGGCCGGGACCCCGCTCGTTTCGAAGAACAGTAGCGTCTCGTCGGCGGAGTGGGTGCCGAGGCCCTCGTACTCGACGCCTGCCCCCGTCGCGGTCGCGATCCGTGAGAGGAGGTTGTCCGCACCCTCGATCCGGAGCGTGAGTTCGAGCAGTCGTTCGGCGTGGAGCGCTTCCCGCGTTTTCACCGCGGTGATCGCGTTCGCGATTCCCGCACCGAGCTCCGTCAACACCGTCCGCTCGAGGTCGCCGAACGCGTCCGGTTCGTCGGCATAGACCGTGAGGACGCCGTAGGTGTACTCAGCGTGCGAGAGCGGAACGCTGATGACCGACTGGAAGCCGCGGTCCACCGCCTGTCGCCGCCACACCTCGTCTTGGAGTTCCTCGACGGCGTTCGAGACGACGGTCGGGGCCTCGCTCCGGGCGGTTCGGAGGGCCGGCTCGGTCGAGCCGTCGTATTCGAGGGAGACGGTGTCCAAGTACTCCTGTGCTGATCCGGCCCATGCACGGGGCTCGAGCCGTGTCCCGCTCGGATCGTGCGTCCCGATCCACGCGAAGGAGACGGTGTCCGCCTCGAGCAGTCGTTCGGCGACGGTGCGCTCGATCTCCTCGCGGCTGTCGGCACCGATGAGCGACTGGTCGATCCGGCGGATGAGTTCCGTGATCTCGATCTGACGGTTGAGTCGCCGGTTGCGGTCCTCGAGTTCGGCTTCCCGTTCGCGGAGACTGGCCTCGCTCTCGAGGCGATCGAACGCCGCTTCGGTCGTGGCCACGAGCGTCTCCATCAACCGTCGAGCTTCGGCGTCGATCGTCTCGGTATCGGACGCGACCACGAAGACGCCGTGATCGCCGACCGGGACGACGACCCCGCTTTCGACGGCCGGCCCGAAGACCTGCGATCGATCGAACGACGCCGGGTCGTCGACGACCGTCCCCGTCCCGGTCACGTAGGCGTTCCAGACGACGGAGTCGCTGTCGCCGACGGCGACCGACGGCGGGCCCCGACAGAGGGATGCGAACGCGTCGGTGTGTGCAGTGGGTTCGAACCGGCTGGCCGCGGGGTCGAGCCGATAGATCGCCACGCCCGATGCGTCGAGGATGTCCGCGGCCGTCTCGGTGACGAGCTCCGCAACCTCCCGTTCGGTATCGGTCCCGAGCAGGTCGCGCGCGGCGTCGTGAAGCGACTCGAGGGCGAGTTCGCGGTCTTTCCGCTGGGTGATGTCGTTGTTGATCCCGACCAAGCGCCTGCCCCCCTCCTCGTCGCTCACGAGTCGACCGCGGGAGCCGACCCAGATCAGGGTCCCGTCCTCGCGTCGTAACCTGTACTCCGTCTGGAACAGTCCGCCGCTCTCGATCACCCGGTCCGCTGCCGCCTCGATCTGGGGGACGTCGTCCGGATGGACGCGTCGTTTGAAGTCCTCGAACGTTCCCCCGAACGAACCGGGCTCGAGCCCCACGAGCCGCTCGAGCGTCTCGTTCCAGTCGACCGTGTCGGTCTCCAGGTTCCACTCCCAGACGCCGGTGTTCGTCCCCTCCAGTGCGAGTTCGAGCCGACGTTTCGTCTCCCGGAGGTCGCGTTCGCGTTCCTTCCGTTCCGTGATGTCGCGACTGATCGCGATGAACCGATTCTCGTTCTCGAGTTCGATACAGATCAGGTGGACTTCGACGGGGAACGTCGAACCGTCGCGACGCCGATACAGACCCTCGAACTTTCGCCGCTCGCCCACCGACAGTTCCTCGAGCAGCGCCTGAACCTCGTCCGCGTCGAAGCGAATGTCGTACTCCCAGATGTTCGTCCCGATCAGCTCGCTCTCGGCGTAGCCCAGCTCGTCGGCGATCCGGCGGTTCGCGTCGATCACCGTTCCCGCCGTATCGAGCACGTCGACCATATCGGGGGAGTTCTCGAACAGCGCTTCGAGCCGCGCGCTCGTCGTTTCCAGTCGGCGTTCGCGTTCCTTTCGCTCGGTGATGTCCCGGACGACGCCCGCGGTCCCGACGAACTCGCCGTCCGTCATCGGTAACAGCGCGATGTGGTTCTCCACGTCGATCACGTCCCCGTCGACGGTCTCGAGGCCGATTTCGACGGTCCGGGAGGGCTCGTCGGATCGGAGCAGTTCCCGGATCATCTCCTGGGCGCGCTCGACGCCGTCCGACGGGATCACCGTCGCCGCGGGCTCGCCGATCAGCGCGTCCGGCTCGTACCCGAGGATCGGCGTGACCGCGTCGTTCACGAACTGGAAACGCCCCGCCGAGTCGAGCGTGTACACCAGTTCGTCGAGTGCCTGGATGATCGTCTCGAAGCGCTCGAGCTCCCGTTCGCGCTCCTTGCGCTCGGTGATGTCCTGGATCGAACCGCGGATGGCGACGACCTCGTCGCCCTCGGAAATGGGTTCACCGATGATCCGCATCCACCGTTCGGAGCCGTCGGCGGTGTACATCCTGGCCTCGTGGTCGTACATCTCGTCGTCCTCGATCGCGGTCTCGACCGCCGACAGGGCGCGCTCGCGGTCGTCCGGGTGGTAGAACTGCACGGCGTCCGCCGGGCCGATGTCCGTCTCGGGGGAGACACTGAACAGCCGATAGAGCCCCTCAGTGACCGTCAACTCGTACTCCTCGGACCGGACGTCGAGCTCCCAGCCGGCGACCCTCGCCATCTGCTGCGCCTGTTCGAGCAGGCCCGTCGTCCGCTCGAGTTCCCGCTCGCGTTCCTTGCTATCGGTGATGTCGAAGACCGCACCGTGGACGGTTTCGCCGTCGACGGACGGTTCGGCCGTCGCCCGGACCCATCGCTCGGCTCCGTCCTCGGTGAGGATACGGTGCTCGGTGGTGAACCCCTCGCCCGTTTCGAGTGCCCGCTCGAACAGCTCCTGCATGCGCTCGCGGTCGTCGGGGTGGATGTACTGGGTGCCCTCGGAGAGGGTCAGGCGCGCTTTACGATCGTCCGCTCGCTCGCGCTCCCGCTCGAAAATTTCGTACATCTGGTCGGTCCAGGTCCCGTCGTACGGCGGCTCGCCGGACAGATCGAGCTCCCACCCGCCGACCCCCGCGATACGCTGGGTCTGGCCGAGGAGTTCGCTGGTCCGCTCGAGTTCCCGCTCGCGCTCCTTGCGCTCGGTGATGTCCTGAATGGAGCCCCAGATTCTGCCGACCTCGTCGCCGTCGACCACGGGCTCGCCGATCGTCCGAACCCACCGGCAGTCGCCGTCCGGCGTCACCACCCGCAGTTCGAGATCGTAGCGCTCGCCGTCCTCGAGCGCCGCGTCGACCGCGTCCTCGATTCGGTGGCGGTCGTCGGGATGGTACAACTCGAGGGCACGGTCCGTATCGACGGCCTCGCCGATCGGAACGCCGTGAATCCGGTACACCTCGTCGGTCCACTCCAGTTCGGGCGGGTCGCAGGTCGCGTCGAGCTCCCAGGCACCCACGTTCGCCGATCGCTGTGCCTGAGTGAGCATCCGCCGCGTCCGCTCGAGCTTTCGCTCGCGAGCCTTCCGCTCGGAGATGTCGCGACCGACGCCGGCGACCACCCGGTTTCCGTCCGGATCGTCGAACGCCGTCGCGACCAACTCGTACGGGACGGTGTCGCCCGACGCTGTCAGAAATTCCGTCTCCATCCGCGCGCTGCCCTCCTCGAGGACGTCCCGGAGCCCCGCTCGGACGCGCTCGAACTCGGCTTCGCTGAAGGGGACGATACCCTCCTCCCGAATCTCGTCGACCGTGTATCCGGTCACCTCGCGGAAGGTCTCGTTGGCCCGCTGGAGGACCATGTCCTCGTCGAGGACGTAGAACACGTCGTCGAGGGAGTTCAGGACGTTGTCGGTGAACGCCTTGTAGCGCTCGAGGCGTCGCTGTCGCTCGCGGATCGTCCGAACGTGCTCCCGGCGTTCGAACATCTGGCTCACCCACCGAGTCATCAGATCGACGAACGACTTTTCCGCCGGCGTGAACGGTCGATCCCGGGGATCGGAGTTCAGGAAACAGAGCGTCCCGTAGAGGTCGCCTTCGACGAGAATTTTCCCGCCGACGTAGCAGCTGATGCCGACGTCCTCGGCGGCCGGATGCTCGTCCCACCCCTCCGCGGCAGCGTCGTAGATCCCCAGGATACCGTCGGATTCGATGGTCTCCTGGCAGAAGGTCCGTGGGAGATCCAGCTCCGCCACGTCGGATGCGAACTCATGCTCGACGACCGTCTCGAGCTCGTACCCGCCGTCGTCCTCGTCGATCTGAGTGATGAGTCCCGTCTCGAGCCCGAGTCGCTCGCACCCCAGCTCGAGCAATCGGCGGATCTTCGCGTCGCTCTCGAGGTCCGTATCGGCGGTGATCCGGTACAGTTCCTTTCGGTAGCGTTCGCTCTCGGCGCGCCGCCGTTCGCGATCGCGGATCGTGGCTGTCAGCTCGTCGACGACGGCCGAAAGGCGGCCGATCTCGTCGTCCCGGTCGATCGTGAAGTCGACGGGCTCGTCGAGATCGGTGAGCCCCTCGCCGTCGTCGACGCCGTCTCGGTCCGCGCGGTCGCCGCCGGCGTCGGCCGCAAACGAGGCGGGTTCTCCGCGGTCGAGACGCGAGACGAACTGCTCGAGTTCGTCGGTCAGTCGCTCGATATCGCTCGCTCGATCGGAGCCACTCCGTGTGACGAGCCCGAGGAGCAGAATTCCCGGTCCCGACGCCGGACCGAGCCCCGGCGTCGTGACGGCAGAAAGCAGTGTCTCGGCACCGATCCCGAGCAGTATGCCGGCCACACCGACCAGGACCACGACCGCACCTCGCGTCACACCCCCGTGCGCCCTCGTGTGGACCGCGATATCGACCATGGCCCCTCCTAGGGAGCGATCGATTATGATACGCGTGGTTGGTTCCACTCCGGCTCGGACAAATTTCACGGGCCGTCGGTGCTCGATCACCGCGCAGTCACGCGGTTTTGCCGAAATACTATACACGTAGCGTCGCCTTCGAAGGCGGATTACATGTATAACGAGCAGGCGGATACCGTCCGATCACGTTCGTTCACCCGAGATGCCCGGAACTACGCTAGATACTCACAGCGATTCTATCAGTCTACGAATCGTCGACGCGATCGCGGAGGCGACCGACACCGACGTCTACGAACTCGAGCCGCTGTACAACGTCGTCGATCCGGAGGCGCTCGATCAGCTCTTCCGACCCGACTCGGCGGTCGACATCCGTGTAGAATTCGAGTACGGCGGGCTGCTCGTCGAAGTCCGGAGCGACGGTACCGTCGTAATCGACGGGACGGTCCATGCGAGCGACTAGCCGAGGTCGGCTCGACGCACCCACGACTGCCGACAGTGGGACGGTGACTCCTGGACGCGGATCGAACCGATGAGCAGGCCATCTACTGCGGTATCCGAGCCAGCCGTTCGGACGCAGCCGGCGCAGCTGACCCTCCTGCTCGTCGGCGACGACCGGATTCGAGACCGCCTCGAACGCGCGTTCAGTGGCGACGAGACCGAGCTGGCCGTCGAAACAGTCGTCTCGCCCGCGGCCGTCGCGGAGCGATCCGAGATCGAGGCCGACTGCCTCGTCATCGCGTCGCCGGCGGCAACGGCGGAGACGGACGCGCCGGAGACCGGCGCTGCCGCCGAAGCGGCAGCCGGCCACCTCGAGACGCTCAGGACTCGCAGTGTCGACCTGCCGGTCGTGGTCCTCGCGGACGAGCGGACGCCCAGCCTCGCGGACGCGGTCCGGTCGTACGACTGGACCGCCGTCGTCGAACGTGACGAGCCGCCGGCTCAGCTCGCCGACCGCGTCCACGACCTCCTCGAGCGCCACCGGCTGACCGCACTGTCGCGCCGGTCGCTGGCGAGCGTCGAGCTCGCCGGGGACGCCATCGCGATCGTCGGCCCCGACGGTGCCCTTCAGTTCGCGAGCCGCTCGTTCGCGATGCTGTTCGAGTACGACGAGGACACCGCGGAAGGAACACCGTGGCGGGAACTATTCACCGACGACGCCGTCGACCACCTCGAGTCGGCGGCGATCCCGACGGTCTCGGAGGGGTGGCGGTGGACCGGCCGCTGTACCGGCCGGCGGAAAACCGGCGGGACGTTCGCGGCTCGGCTTCGTCTCGGTGGCCTCACGGACGGGAGTCTGGTGTTCGCGATCAGCGAGGACGAACGCCGCGACGGGCTCGAGGACTGAACTGGGACGGCGCTCGGCCCATCGACGACGCGTCGGGTTCTATTCGCACCGCTGACGCTCGCGTTTTCCGGCACATCGGCGAGGAAGGGGTCGACGGGAATCCGTTCTCCGGTCGGCGCGGAGTTACGTTCCGTGGTCCCAGCTATCCATGTACTCGTGCTGGGTCTCGGTCAGCGAATCGAAGTCCACGCCTTCGGCCTCGAGTTTGATCTCGGCGATCTCTTTGTCGAGTTCGTCGGGGACGTCGTGGACGCCGGCATCGTAGACGTCGCTTGCTCGCGGCTCATCGCCGCTCGCATCCGCGGCGCGTGGCTCCACGCTCTCGACCAGTTCGCGCACGCAGACGGCCTGGACGCCGAAACTCTGGTCCATGACCTCGACGGGGTGGCCCAGCGAGACGGGCGCGGCGAGGTTGACGAGTCGACCTTCGGCGACGACGTTCAGCCGGCGGCCGTCGTCCATCTCGTAGGCCTCCACGCCGTCGCGGGCCTCGTAGCGGTCGACCGCGAGGTCGTCGAGCGCGTCGAGGTCGATCTCGATGTCGAAGTGGCCGGCGTTCGCGAGCAGGACGCCGTCTTGCATCTTCTCGAAGTGCTCTTCGACGACGACGTCCCGGTTGCCGGTCGTCGTCAGGAAGACGTCGCCCACCGCGGCGGCCTCGGCCATCGGCATGACCTCGTAGCCCTCCATGTGGGCCTCGAGCGCGCGGCGGGGCTCGACTTCGGTGACGATGACGTTGGCGTTCTGGCCGGCGGCCTTCTTGGCGACGCCCTTGCCGCAGTAGCCGTAGCCGGCGACGACGACGTTCTTGCCGGCCCACGAGAGGTTCGTGGTCATGGCGATCGAGGCGAGCGAGGACTCGCCGGTACCGTGGACGTTGTCGAACAGGCGCTTCATCGGGGTGTCGTTGACCGCGAAGACGGGGTACTCGAGCGCACCGTCCGCGTCCATCGCGCGCAGGCGGTGGACCCCGGTGGTCGTCTCCTCGGCTCCGCCGATGATCCCGTCGATCAGTTCGGGGTGGTCCTCGTGGATCGCGGCGACGAGGTCCATGCCGTCGTCGACGGTGATCGTCGGCTCGTGGGCGATGACGGCCTCGATCGCGGCGTAGTACTCCTCGTCGTCGACGCCGCGTTTCGCGTAGCTGGTGATGTTCTCGTGGGCCTCGAGCGCCGCGCTCACGTCGTCGTGGGTCGAAAGGGGGTTGCAGCCGGTGACGGCGACCTCCGCGCCGCCCTCCGCGAGCGTCTCGACGAGGATCGCCGTCTTCGCCTCGACGTGCATCGCCATCCCGATCCGCTCGCCCTCGAACGGCTGTTCCGCGACGAACTCCTCGCGGACGTGCTCGCAGATCGGCATGTGTTGGGCGGCCCAGTCCATCTTCCGGCGTCCCTCCTCGCGAGCGGACGCGACGTCGTCCAACTGCTCGCTGATCGAGGGATACTCGGTGTCGGTCATGGGTCGACTGAGTGGGACCGGAGCCAAAACGCTACCGAACCGCTCCGGCGGTCGGTTTCGAACGGGACACCGTTTCGGCGGTGAACGCGCGACCGTCGCCGGCCAAAAAGACGTCTCGAGTGTGGTGGGTGAGCCGCGGTCACTCCGTGCCTGCTCGATCGGGACGGTCGCCGTCGGACGCGAACCGCTCCGATCTGGCCCGACACCGGCGACGGGTCACTGCGCGGCAGCGCCGTCGACCGGCATCAGTCGTTCGAGTGGGGTCGAACCGGACTATTCGTCGGCGTCGTCTTCGTCATCGGCGTCGTCGCCGCCGTCGGTACCCGATCCACCGGCGTGAGTCGGCGGGCCGCCGCCTTTCTCGTCGTCATCGTCACCGTCGTCGTCACTCGGACCGCCCGCGTGGCTCGGCGGTCCTTGTTTGTCGTCGTCGCTCTCGTTGCCGTCATCCTCGTCGTCATCGACGTCGTCGGACGGCGGGCCGGCGTGGCTCGGCGGGCCGGCGTGGCTCGGCGGGCCGGCGTGGGCCGGCGAGTTACCCGGGTTGTTCGCGACGACGAAGCTCGCGACCGAGAGGCCGATCGATCCGTTGGATTCGTTCTGCTGGCTCTCGACGTAGTCGGAAACGAGCGCACCGAAGTTCGTCGCGGACTCGTCGTCCGTCTCGTTGTCGGTTTCGTTGTCGTCAGTCTCGTTGCCGTCCAAGTCGTCGTCCGACTCGTTGTCGTCGATATCGGACTCGTTGTCGGTTTCGTTGTCGTCGGTCTCGTTGCCGTCCAGGTCGTCGTCCGTCACGTTGTCGTCGGTCTCGTTGTCGACCTGCACCACCGAGAGGGTGGCGTCGGAACTGTCGACAGCAGTACTTCCCGTATTCGCGGCCGCGGTCAACGGTGCGAACACGGACGCGAGCATCGCGACCGTCAGCACGAGTGCGAAGAATCGTTTGTGTCTCATCCGGATCGAACATTCACGGATTCCTGAATAAACCCCGCCGGCAGTTCGCTCAGTTCGACGCGTTCGTTCGAGCGATCAGAGAGTCCGATACCGTTTACGAGGTTATCTGAGCGTTCAATAGCGTTTCGTCACTCGACACGAGCCGACAGCGACGCGGCCGTCTCGACGGCTCGCTCCCGAACGCCTGCTTCGTCGAGCGTCAGTACCTCGCGATCGCGCATGAGGACTTGGCCATCGCAAACGGTGTGTCGCACGTCGGCCGCCGCGGCCGCGTACGCGAGGTGACTCACGAGGTCGTGGCGCGGCGTCAGGTGGGGCTGCTCGAGATCGATCACGGCGAGATCGGCCGGCGCACCCGCCTCGAGACGCCCGGATTCGAGGCCGATCGCGTCCGCGCTGCCTCGGGTCAGCATGTCGACGACCGCCTCGGCGGGCACCGCACTGGCGTCGTCGGCCGCGAGTTTTCCGAGCATAGCCGCATCGCGGGCCTCGTCGAGCATCGAGAGGTCGTTGTTCGAGGCCGCGCCGTCCGTCCCGAGACCGACGGTGACGCCCGCCTCGAGCATGCGTTCGACCGGGGCCATCCCGCTGGCGAGTTTCATGTTCGAGGCCGGACAGTGGATCACGCCGGTGCCGGCCGCCGCGAGCAGGTCGATCTCCGACTCGTCGACGTGAACGCCGTGGGCGACGAAATCCTCGGGCTCGAGGAGGCCGTGCTCGGCGGCGTACTCGAGCGGCCGCTGGCCGTGTTCGTCGACGATCGGCGCGACCTCGTCGACGGTCTCGTTGGCGTGGTAGTGGACTGGAACCCCCGCTTCGCGCGCCTCGGGAACGAACTCCGCGAGGTACTCGCTCCCGACGGTCGTCAGCGAGTGGGGCATGAAGGCCGTCGAGATCCGTCCGTCGGCCGCGCCGTCGTACTCGCGGGCGATCTCGAGGCTCGTGGTCGCGTCCTCGCGGGCCGCCTCGCCGTCCTTCCCGACGGTGACGATGCCGTGACCGAGCCGGGCGCGGAGCCCCGCTTCCTCGACCGCGACGGCGACATCGGGCACGTGGAAGTACATGTCCGCGAACGCGGTCGTCCCCGACTTGATCAGTTCGACCAGCCCCAGTTCCGCGCCCGCGCGGACGTCCGCCGCCGTCAGTTCGCCTTCGGCGGGCCAGATGTCCTCCTGGAGCCAGGCCTCGAGGGGCTTGTCGTCGGCGTACCCCCGGAGGAGCGTCATCGCGACGTGGCAGTGGCCGTTGACGAACCCCGGCGTCACGAGCGACTCCGCGGCCTCGAGCGTCTCGTCGGCCGCGCCCGCGAGATCGGTCCCGATCTCGCGGATCTCGCCGGCGTCCTGATCGATCAGTACGTCCGCGCTCGTCACCGTCAGGTCGGGTCGGAGGACCCGCCCGCCGGTGATTGCAAGCATCGTCATTGGATGGGAGTTCTCGCCGGGACGCCTTAGCCTGTCGATAGATCGCCGTGAAACGAGTCGGGACCGTCACGAGTTCCGCAACCGGAATGTGCGCCCCGACCGTGGAGCGACGACCGCGAACTCGAGCGGAACGTCCTCCACGTCGTCGGCGGTGACCTCGCGTATCACCTGTGTAGAAGCGAGTGGGCGCACCTGACCGACGAAAAGACGAATACGGATGGGGACTGCTCGCACGTGAGACGGAGTCTACGACACGGTCAATCGACCTACCCGGCAACGATCCCACCGTCCCGGTCGGAATCGCGGGATCGAATCACCAGTTCGAGGAGCGCAAGGACGGACACGGCGACGGAGAGGTACAGGAAGGACAGTTCTGGATGAGAGCCTTCCGGGGATGGATACGACGGGAACACCGCATCAGCGACGATAGCCGGAGCGACGAATGCGTAGAGGGCCAGCGGTGCGACGAGCCCTCTCGAGAGCAGCGCTGCGAGCGTAGCCGCCGTCGCGACACCGGTCGGTACGAGAACCACGAGAACGGTCGAGATATCCGTTTGAACGTACGACGGGAGATCCAGTAGCCCGACGCCGAGGCCGACGACGAACCCGGCGCTACAGACGATCAGCCAGAATCGCGATCGTGACAGCGGGAAGTCGGGGAGATGTCGAAGTCGGTCGTCACCGACGCCGTACTCGTATCGGAGTACGAACTCGGCGACGCCAGCCACCAGCAGCACGGCGAGCCACGCGTACCACGACTTCGCGTAACTCGAGGCGTAGACCGGTCCGTCGATAACGAGTCCCGTCGGGCCAGTCATCCCTTCGGGAACGGGAGACGCCAGTACGGTGGAAGCGACACCGCCGAGAAGCGAAACGAACCCCACGGAGGGTGCGACTAACCTAGTGGCGGCCGTAACGAATACCGGAACGAAGCCGAGCGTGAACACGCCGACCCAGATGTGGGGCGTGTCGAATATGGACCCCACGAAGACGGAGTTGAGGGACGTCTGTTCCCCGGGCCTGAAAAGCGGCGAGTTCACGCGCGTCAGTAACGCGAGCGTCAGGACGACGTTCACCACCCCGCCGAGACAACCCAGTACGGCCGAACCGACGAGAGATCGATTCATACCAACGCACCACTGGTACGGACTGGCTGGGCAGAGCGGTTTGCCGACTGGCTGCTAGCGGAGAGCGACCCGAATGGGCCCGAACTGTAACCGTTGGCGACGGGTGGGGAGTTCCGGAACATCAGCTGTGAAATAACCATTGTGGTAGTGTTTCCGGCACGTTCGTGCGTTCTTATGCTGTTTGGTAAAAACTTCTCATTTAGCCAGACCAACGATAACGCTACAAATTCAGAGTGTGATAAAACGTATCCAGCACAGATGTGTCATCGTATACAAGCGTCATCGACTCACGGTTCTCGCCGCACGGCCTTCTGGCGTCGATTTCGCCGGTCGCGACGGGCGACACGAGTCGAGCGCGACCGAACCCGACGGACCAGTCGGCGGATTTAACATTTCGGTGGCGCTACAGCCGGTATGGACCATTCATCGCGGCGCGCGCGGCTTCGCGCCTTCGTCGGCGACTACCCGCCGCGGGCAGCGCTGGTCGACGCCTGGGACGAACACAGCCGCTACGTCGGCTTCGCGGCCGGCCTGTTCGCGGTCGGCGTCGTCATCGGCGTGCTCCTGCTGGCGGCAGGCTACAACCTGCTCGAGATCATCGCCGAGTTGCTCGGCGAGGGCCTATTTCCGGAAGGGGTCGGGGAGATGGGCGGATTCGAACTGGCGCAGTTTCTGCTGGTGAACAACACGCGGGCGTTCCTGCTGTCGATCGGCGGCGCGCTCACGCTGGGCCTCCTGACGGCCTGGGCGATGCTGTTCAACGGGATCATCGTCGGGAACGTCGGCGCTGTCGTCGCCGAACGCGTCGGGGTCGACTACATCCTCGTCGGACTGCTCCCACACGGCATCTTCGAGCTTCCGGCCCTCTTCATCGCCGCCGGCGTCGGCTTCCGCCTGCTGTACCGGTTCGGCCAGCGGATCCTCGGGTCGCGCAATGCCGTCTTCACGAAACCCTACCTCTACCGAACGGGAGTCCTGATCCTCGCCGGCTGGCTCCTGCTGGTCGTCGCCGCGTTCGTCGAAGCCTTCGTCACGCCCGCACTGCTCGAGACGCTGTTCGCCGAGCGCCTCGAGGGGATGAACGGAGCTCCCTGATCGCTGCTGCGTCGGGAATCGAACGATTCGTTCGGACAGTTTACCGGTTTGAACGGTCGTGAACGGACCCAATGGTCGTGCCCCTTTTTCTCCACCGGACGACCGTCACCGGATATGAACGGACACGCGATCCGACTGATACTCATCGCAGCTCTCGTCGCTGTCGCCGGCTGTGCCGGCGGTATGGGCGGCGATCCGGGTACCGATTCGACGACCGACGACGACGCTGTGACGGACTCGAGCGACGGCGTGGGGACGGCCGCGTTCTACGTCAGCGACGAGCCCAACGTGATCGACGACTTCGAACACCTCAACGTGACGATCACGAAGGTCGGCTTCAAGAAAGCCGGCGATGGCGGGGGTGGCGACTCGGACGGGGCTGACGAAGACGACACGAACGAAACCGACGACGAATCGACCAACGAGACGGCCGACGACGGTGAATCAACCAACGAACCCGTCGAAGAGCCAGACGGCAACGAATCGGAAGCGGAAGACGAGGAAGCGGGTGGAGACGATGACGGCGACGCGAGCGACGGAGGATGGGTCGAACACGACGTTGACAACCGGACGGTCGACCTCACCGAGCTAAAAGGCGCGAACGCGTCCATGATCGACGAGTTCGACCTTCCGGCCGGCGACTACGAGAAAGTCTTTATTTACGTCAGCGACACCGAAGGGATCTTGGCCGACGGGACCGAGACGACGGTGAAACTGCCGAGTAACAAACTCCAGATCAATTCGAAATTTACCGTCGGAAACGGCGAGCGGGTCGACTTCGTCTACGACATCGCACCCCACAAGGCCGGCAAGAGCGGGAAGTACATCCTCAAGCCGGTGATCAGCCAGAGCGGAACGGGCGACGACGTGGAGATCCGCGATATCGACGAGAAGACCGACGACGAAAGCGACGGAGACGGTGAAGGCGACGGCAGCGACGAGGCGAAGAACGGAAGCGAGGCGCAGCGGGACGGCGACAAATCGGGACAGCAAAACTGACCAACCCGCACCGTTTTCGCGGCCGCTGTGACGGGAACGTTCGACGACTCCCACCCCGGACGAACATCGTTCTACGTGGACAGGCGTTCGGTTTTCGGTACAACGGAAGCGACACGCTCGACTGTGGAATCTAACGTCGCGGCCTCGATCGATCTCGCATCGAAAGCAGTAATCCACAAAGGCGACCGGTCCGTACGGTTTCGTATGAGTCGAACGATTACCGTCGAAGGCATGTCGTGTGAGCACTGCGAGCAGACCGTCGAGGACGCGCTCGAGG from Natrinema salaciae includes the following:
- a CDS encoding PAS domain S-box protein, which gives rise to MVDIAVHTRAHGGVTRGAVVVLVGVAGILLGIGAETLLSAVTTPGLGPASGPGILLLGLVTRSGSDRASDIERLTDELEQFVSRLDRGEPASFAADAGGDRADRDGVDDGEGLTDLDEPVDFTIDRDDEIGRLSAVVDELTATIRDRERRRAESERYRKELYRITADTDLESDAKIRRLLELGCERLGLETGLITQIDEDDGGYELETVVEHEFASDVAELDLPRTFCQETIESDGILGIYDAAAEGWDEHPAAEDVGISCYVGGKILVEGDLYGTLCFLNSDPRDRPFTPAEKSFVDLMTRWVSQMFERREHVRTIRERQRRLERYKAFTDNVLNSLDDVFYVLDEDMVLQRANETFREVTGYTVDEIREEGIVPFSEAEFERVRAGLRDVLEEGSARMETEFLTASGDTVPYELVATAFDDPDGNRVVAGVGRDISERKARERKLERTRRMLTQAQRSANVGAWELDATCDPPELEWTDEVYRIHGVPIGEAVDTDRALELYHPDDRHRIEDAVDAALEDGERYDLELRVVTPDGDCRWVRTIGEPVVDGDEVGRIWGSIQDITERKERERELERTSELLGQTQRIAGVGGWELDLSGEPPYDGTWTDQMYEIFERERERADDRKARLTLSEGTQYIHPDDRERMQELFERALETGEGFTTEHRILTEDGAERWVRATAEPSVDGETVHGAVFDITDSKERERELERTTGLLEQAQQMARVAGWELDVRSEEYELTVTEGLYRLFSVSPETDIGPADAVQFYHPDDRERALSAVETAIEDDEMYDHEARMYTADGSERWMRIIGEPISEGDEVVAIRGSIQDITERKERERELERFETIIQALDELVYTLDSAGRFQFVNDAVTPILGYEPDALIGEPAATVIPSDGVERAQEMIRELLRSDEPSRTVEIGLETVDGDVIDVENHIALLPMTDGEFVGTAGVVRDITERKERERRLETTSARLEALFENSPDMVDVLDTAGTVIDANRRIADELGYAESELIGTNIWEYDIRFDADEVQALLEELSVGERRKFEGLYRRRDGSTFPVEVHLICIELENENRFIAISRDITERKERERDLRETKRRLELALEGTNTGVWEWNLETDTVDWNETLERLVGLEPGSFGGTFEDFKRRVHPDDVPQIEAAADRVIESGGLFQTEYRLRREDGTLIWVGSRGRLVSDEEGGRRLVGINNDITQRKDRELALESLHDAARDLLGTDTEREVAELVTETAADILDASGVAIYRLDPAASRFEPTAHTDAFASLCRGPPSVAVGDSDSVVWNAYVTGTGTVVDDPASFDRSQVFGPAVESGVVVPVGDHGVFVVASDTETIDAEARRLMETLVATTEAAFDRLESEASLREREAELEDRNRRLNRQIEITELIRRIDQSLIGADSREEIERTVAERLLEADTVSFAWIGTHDPSGTRLEPRAWAGSAQEYLDTVSLEYDGSTEPALRTARSEAPTVVSNAVEELQDEVWRRQAVDRGFQSVISVPLSHAEYTYGVLTVYADEPDAFGDLERTVLTELGAGIANAITAVKTREALHAERLLELTLRIEGADNLLSRIATATGAGVEYEGLGTHSADETLLFFETSGVPAEDVRAALDDLVSVAAYRLISERDGDCRFEATVAGDVVASRLVRHGGSPRSMRADGDELELVVDVPTGTDVREFVELLRDRYPTVELQARRHVERTMGTRSELVTSLFDALTDRQLEVLRTAYFAGFFEWPRESTGEEIADMLEVTQPTVNRHLRVGQQRLLAQLFEDEVPVPAE
- a CDS encoding HalOD1 output domain-containing protein, with amino-acid sequence MPGTTLDTHSDSISLRIVDAIAEATDTDVYELEPLYNVVDPEALDQLFRPDSAVDIRVEFEYGGLLVEVRSDGTVVIDGTVHASD
- a CDS encoding PAS domain-containing protein — protein: MSRPSTAVSEPAVRTQPAQLTLLLVGDDRIRDRLERAFSGDETELAVETVVSPAAVAERSEIEADCLVIASPAATAETDAPETGAAAEAAAGHLETLRTRSVDLPVVVLADERTPSLADAVRSYDWTAVVERDEPPAQLADRVHDLLERHRLTALSRRSLASVELAGDAIAIVGPDGALQFASRSFAMLFEYDEDTAEGTPWRELFTDDAVDHLESAAIPTVSEGWRWTGRCTGRRKTGGTFAARLRLGGLTDGSLVFAISEDERRDGLED